Genomic window (Sulfuricurvum sp.):
ATTTTCCGGTAACGACAGTTCTATCGTCAAAAAACGTTTAGATTGCGAAAAAGTTTTTGAAGGTTTTTGCGTGTGTTTGTTTTTAGACAATGTTTCATGCATTAAACGACTCAATTCATCCCGTATCAGTTTCCCGTTTGTGTTACGAGGTATTTGATCTATAATCAAAACCTCTTTAGGGCTTCGAGCACCCAGTCTTGCATAGCCATATGCCAATAACTCCTTGGGGGTCAGGATTGATCCTTCTTTAAGGACGAGTGCACATACTGGGATGTCTTGATGGATAAAATGCTTAATCGGCATTGCTGCGGCATCGATAACATCGGGGTGAGTAATCATAATGGCTTCGATTTCGGCGGGATAGATGTTAATGCCGTTCATAATCATCATATGATCACTTCGACCGCAATAGATCAACTCACCGTTTTCTAAAAAACGACCTAAATCGCCTGGATAAAACCATCCCTCCCGAAATGCTAACGTACTCGCTTCAGTATCCTTGAAATACCCATCCACCGTTGCTGCACTGCGGGCTCGTATCTCTCCGATTTCTCCGGTTGGAACTTTGCAACCTGTCGTATCAACGATCTCAATCTCTACTCCCGTTAGTACATTCCCAACACTCATCGCATCAGCACCGGCATAAACACGCAGTGCACTCAATGCGCTGCATTCATTAGTACCGTACATAATGTGTAACGGAACACCGAAAGCTTCAAAAAGACGTTTTCGGAGTGATTCCGAAACGGTAGACATGCTGATTCCTAGTATCTTCAAAGACGGGAAAATAGTTTTTTCTTTCGGGTTTATGTTTTTAAGAACCTGTTCGAAATGAAAAACAGAACCTTGCAATACAGTGATTTTAAAACGTTCAATCCATGAAAGTTCGAGACGGATATTTTTAGGCAACAAGCAATATGCTCCACCTACAGCCATCATGCTGAAAAGGCGGAGTTTACCAACATAATAATCAAAATGTACCATACTAGCCATAACATCCGAAGGCTCTAAATCGTAACATTCACTGTCCAATTTCAGACGTTCATACATCTGCCCATGCGTTAGGGGAATAAGCCGACTCTTACCTGTCGTACCGGACCCTGTGATGATAAGCAAAGGAGACAGAGGATCCGTTTCTAGGATACTTTCGTCCATATAGTGGGAAGTATCTAGATGATGCGAGTATTCAAATAGGATAACTTCGTACTTATCACTTTTATATACTGCTTCATCTGTCAAAATAAAATCAGTATGCACGATCTCTAAATTTTCTTCCAACATAATACTAGGTGTATGAATTGAAGCACTAAAAACTGTCGCTCCAATTTTTGCGCAAGAGATAAATGCGATCAATGCATTAAGCTCATTATGAAACCGATGTGCTATCACATTTGATGATCGAACCCCATGTTGATAAAGATAGGCAGTACTTTGTGTTACCAAGTCTTCAAGCTGACGGTACGTCAATATTATTTGGGGCGTATAAATCGCGTTTGCATCCGGTCGCATCTCAGCTTGAGTAGTAATAATTTTCGTAATGTTCATTATCGTACACTCAACCCTTCATCGAGATATTTGATCATCGGATAGATAAAGAACTCGATGACCCGGCGTTTACCTACTTTGAGCTCTGCCGTGACACTCATACCGGGATTGATGGTGAGCTCTTTTCCCTCAACTCTCAGTGTTGTCTCTTTGGGGTCGATGGTGATTTCATAGACGGGTCCGAGTTTCTCATCCTCTATGGCATCATCGGCGATGTGTTTGACTGTGCCGTGTAGCAGTCCGTACTTTTGGAAATCAAAGGTATCAATCTTGATAGCACTCTCCATCTCTTTGGTGATGAAACCGATGTCTTGGTTGAGAACTGTGGCTTGGATGATAAGCGGAACCCCTTTGGGGATAATGGTCACGAGTTTCTCTGCGGGGGTGACGACTCCTCCTACAGTATGGACTAAGAGTTTACCGATGTATCCGTCTACCGGAGCGATGATTTGTTGTTTGGCATTACGGAATTGGGTAGTTTCTACTTCGGTACGCAGTGAGGTTGCCTCTTTGGACTTTTGGGTGAGATCGGTGAGGAGTTTGTTTCGGTACTCTTGGGTAACGAGATGAAGCTGTTGGTTGAGCTCGTTTAGTTTTCCTTGGGACTGAGCAATAACGTGCTCTTTCATGGTGAGCTGTTCTTGGTATTCTATCCGCTGGTTCTTGGCATCCTCGTACTCTTTTTTAGCGATGATGTCTAAGACCTCTTTGAGTCTTGCTTCGTGATCTTTTGCACTGCCTAAGAGTTGTTTGAGGCGGGAACTGTCCGCTTTTGCCGCTTCGGTCGCTTCATCGTTTTGTCGGATCTGTTCTTGGAGCACTTGGCGTTGTTGATCGTAGGCGAGTTTACCGGAGGTGTACATCATCTGCTGGGTAGCGATGGCGGAGGTCTCTTGGCATTTACTGCTAGGATGAAAGGTTCGATCATTGATCTGGGCATCGAGCCTCTCAATTTCGAGTTCGAGAAGTGAGAGGTTCTTTTGTTTAGACTCAAGATCGCTCTGTGTTACGGAGGGATCAATCTCCATCAGTACTTCTCCCTTTTTAACGCTCTGACCTTCTTTAACGAGTATCGAGCCGATCACTCCCGTCTCTACGGGCTGGAGGGTTTTGATCTCACCTACGGGGACGACTTTGCCCCGTGCACTGACGACGACATCGATTTTGGCAAGGAAAAGCCATAATAAAGAGATAGTGAGAAATGCGAACAGACTCCACAGCAAGCTTCTCCCTAACGGTGACGTAGGACGCTCTTCGATCTCTACTAGAAGAGGGGTAAATTCGTGTTTGTCTTTAGTGTGAAATAGTCCCATATGTTATAAACCTTGCTGTGTGGTGAGTTTGTAGTAGTAACCCTGTAGACGCATTAGTTCTTCGTGGCTTCCTCGCTCTACGATATGCCCTTTGTCCATAACGATGATGATGTCGCAATCTTTTACCGTACTGAGGCGGTGAGCAACGATAAACATGGTACGTCCACTCTTGATCGTATTTAGGTTGTTCTGGATGATACGTTCGGATTCATAGTCCAGTGCCGAGGTTGCTTCGTCAAATATGAGAATGCGCGGATTCGTGATAAGCGCACGAGCGATAGCGATACGCTGACGCTGACCACCTGAGAGTGCCGCCCCTCTCTCCCCTACCTGCGTATCGTACCCCTCTGAGAGCTCAGCGATAAACTCATCGGCTCCCGCCATACGAGAAGCAGCGATGATATGCTCCATCGGAGCATCGGGACGGGAGAGGGAGATGTTCTCTTTGATGGTGCCGCTAAAGAGGTAGTTCTCTTGCAGTACCACTCCGATGTTGTTACGGAGCCATTTAGGGTTCATATGACGGATGTCTACTCCGTCGATGTAGATGGTTCCGGTGGAGGGGATATAGAGACGCTGGATGAGTTTGGTGATCGTACTCTTACCGCTGCCGCTGCGTCCCACAAGCCCGACACTGCTCCCTATCGGAATCTCGGCACTGATACCATTTAGGACAGCGGGAGAATCGGGAGCATAGGAGAAGACGATGTTGTCAAACGTCACACTACCATCGATTTTAGGAAGAGTGATCGCTTTATCATTGGTTTGTTCTGTTGGGGTGTTGAGGATATCACCTAAACGATCCACCGAGAGGAGTGTTTGTTGAAACTCATTCCATAGGTTCACCAGTCGAAGTACCGGTCCGGTGAATTGTCCGGCAAACATCTGAAAGGCGATGAGCTGACCGACACTCAGTTTCCCCTCCAGTACCAAGGTAACACCGATATAGAGCATCGAGATAGTGAGGAGCTTTTGCAATGCTCCGCTGATACCTCCGAGGATATTGGAGAGGTTACTAAGCTGAAACCCTGCATTGACGTAACGGGCGAGGTAGTCTTCCCATTTACGCTGCATGGAACCCTCTAGGGCGAGGGACTTGACGGTTTGTACTCCGGTAACCGCTTCTACGAGGTAAGCGTTGCTTTGTGCCCCCATCTGAAACTTCTCTTCGAGACGTCGGCGAAGCTCAGGGGTAATGATGAGATAGAGGATGGCGATAACCGTGACAAACCCTAGAACGACGAGGGTGAGTTTGACACTGTAGAGGAGCATCACCGCGACAAACACCACCGAGAACAGCACGTCGAGGATGACGGAGACTGATTTGTTAGCGATGAACTCCCGTATTTGATCGAGCTCACGGACACGGGCGATGATGTTTCCTACTTTACGTTTCTCGAAATAGACAAACGGAAGAGCAAGGAGATGGTGAAAGAGCTTCGCCCCCAGCTTGGCATCGATCTTAGAGGTGGTATGGGCAAAGATGTAACTGCGGATTAGATTGAGGATTAGTTCAAACACAGCAACCACGATAAACGCAACCGCAAGGACATCGAGAGTGCTCATAGAGCGGTGGACTAGAACCTTGTCGAGGATTACCTGTGTAAAGAGCGGAGCGACGAGTCCGAAGAGCTGTAGGACAAACGAGGCGATTAACACCTCTGCCATCACCTTTTTGTACTTCATGATTTGACGGAAGAACCACCCGAATCCGAAACGGGCATCGGCACTGAGGATACGGTGCTTTAAGACGATGCTTTTACCAGAACTCTGAGCATTGCAATCTTGATAGGAGAGTATGTAAGGCTCTTTACGGGTAATGTCAAATACCAGTAGTTCTTGCTTCTCCGCATTCGCTTGAATGATACTCATATAGGTACCATCGATCTTTTGAACGATGATCGGCATCGGGTAAGACTCGATCAGTTTTTCTACTGAGAGCTTTTTGATGGCAGCTCGGAAACCTTGTGCGGATGCGATACGGGTCAGCTCTTCGATGGAAGGTTCATGCTCGCTGAGGGCGTACTCTTTGATAATGACACGGGTATCGATGGCAATGCGGTTAAGTTTGCCCGCTACTTCTAGGGCGGTTAGTGCCGAGTGCATGAATCTATCCCACGATGTTGTAATCTCAATGCTTCTGCCTCATAGGCGTGCTGTATTGTCTCAGTGTCCAATGTCAATTCTCTCTCCAATCCTTCTAGTTTTACACTCACTTCACTCACTGCGTCTGCTTCACCTTGGGCTCTAAGTCTTTGGGTCATAATAATCTTATTATGCGTTTCGGCTAATGCTTCGGTTTCATTTTTGGTGAGCATGGCTAGACGTTCTAGGTGTTGTTGTTTGGTTTGGGTATCGGCATCGAATTCGCGTTTGGCGAGAGCATACTCTTCTTGAATACGATCAAGCTCATAATGCAGGCGCGTGGATTCACTCTCATCTTTGAACCCCTCGAATAAACTCAATCGTATACTGAGTCCTGCATTCCAACTGTTGGGCTTGATATTCTCAAAGGCATTGTAAGCATTATGCATATCAGAGCCATAGAGGTAATAATTGGAATAAAGAGATACAACGGGAAACTCCGATCGATTCTGCTTTGAGATTTCGGCATTTTTCTGTGCTATTCTCTCTTGATATTGACGTGCTTGGGAGTTCTTTTCAAAACTGCCGAGGTGTATCTCTTCGGGCTTGGTTGTTAGGGGGAGTAGTTGGGTTGATTTTAGGTCAAGCTCTATATGGGAGAGTTTGGTGAGGGCTATAAGGTTTTCATCATAAGTCATTTGTGAGCGTTCAATCTCACGCTCAAGATCGATAAGACGTATCGCTTCATCTCCTACCGATACACGAGACTCTTTACCGGCTGTATAAAGACGTTGTTTGAGAGAATAGAGTTCTTGACGCAGTGTGTGCATTTGACTCTTATAGCGATATTCACTTTGAGCTTTTTGAGCAGTGGCGTAATGGTCTAAGAGTTCTAAGTAGAGTTTCGTCTCTTCGTTGCATACTTCGAGCTTTTTAGACTCAATCTCTTTTTTGGACATCTCGATTTGTTTAAGGGTGGTACCGAAGTGGTAGAGTTCGTAATTAAGACTCAACGCCAATGAGTCTTTATTCTGAACACCGGAGTTGATAGTAGTACCCCCGACCGAAAGTGTTCCGGAAGTTGCTTTATCGAGGTTTTTATTATACTCTCC
Coding sequences:
- a CDS encoding HlyD family type I secretion periplasmic adaptor subunit, with translation MGLFHTKDKHEFTPLLVEIEERPTSPLGRSLLWSLFAFLTISLLWLFLAKIDVVVSARGKVVPVGEIKTLQPVETGVIGSILVKEGQSVKKGEVLMEIDPSVTQSDLESKQKNLSLLELEIERLDAQINDRTFHPSSKCQETSAIATQQMMYTSGKLAYDQQRQVLQEQIRQNDEATEAAKADSSRLKQLLGSAKDHEARLKEVLDIIAKKEYEDAKNQRIEYQEQLTMKEHVIAQSQGKLNELNQQLHLVTQEYRNKLLTDLTQKSKEATSLRTEVETTQFRNAKQQIIAPVDGYIGKLLVHTVGGVVTPAEKLVTIIPKGVPLIIQATVLNQDIGFITKEMESAIKIDTFDFQKYGLLHGTVKHIADDAIEDEKLGPVYEITIDPKETTLRVEGKELTINPGMSVTAELKVGKRRVIEFFIYPMIKYLDEGLSVR
- a CDS encoding TolC family protein, producing the protein MKKYLYFIACAATIGYAREISFIELQTSATEHSHRLKLRTIDTSIEQARLEGVYSALYPQLSLGYSGEYNKNLDKATSGTLSVGGTTINSGVQNKDSLALSLNYELYHFGTTLKQIEMSKKEIESKKLEVCNEETKLYLELLDHYATAQKAQSEYRYKSQMHTLRQELYSLKQRLYTAGKESRVSVGDEAIRLIDLEREIERSQMTYDENLIALTKLSHIELDLKSTQLLPLTTKPEEIHLGSFEKNSQARQYQERIAQKNAEISKQNRSEFPVVSLYSNYYLYGSDMHNAYNAFENIKPNSWNAGLSIRLSLFEGFKDESESTRLHYELDRIQEEYALAKREFDADTQTKQQHLERLAMLTKNETEALAETHNKIIMTQRLRAQGEADAVSEVSVKLEGLERELTLDTETIQHAYEAEALRLQHRGIDSCTRH
- a CDS encoding type I secretion system permease/ATPase, with product MHSALTALEVAGKLNRIAIDTRVIIKEYALSEHEPSIEELTRIASAQGFRAAIKKLSVEKLIESYPMPIIVQKIDGTYMSIIQANAEKQELLVFDITRKEPYILSYQDCNAQSSGKSIVLKHRILSADARFGFGWFFRQIMKYKKVMAEVLIASFVLQLFGLVAPLFTQVILDKVLVHRSMSTLDVLAVAFIVVAVFELILNLIRSYIFAHTTSKIDAKLGAKLFHHLLALPFVYFEKRKVGNIIARVRELDQIREFIANKSVSVILDVLFSVVFVAVMLLYSVKLTLVVLGFVTVIAILYLIITPELRRRLEEKFQMGAQSNAYLVEAVTGVQTVKSLALEGSMQRKWEDYLARYVNAGFQLSNLSNILGGISGALQKLLTISMLYIGVTLVLEGKLSVGQLIAFQMFAGQFTGPVLRLVNLWNEFQQTLLSVDRLGDILNTPTEQTNDKAITLPKIDGSVTFDNIVFSYAPDSPAVLNGISAEIPIGSSVGLVGRSGSGKSTITKLIQRLYIPSTGTIYIDGVDIRHMNPKWLRNNIGVVLQENYLFSGTIKENISLSRPDAPMEHIIAASRMAGADEFIAELSEGYDTQVGERGAALSGGQRQRIAIARALITNPRILIFDEATSALDYESERIIQNNLNTIKSGRTMFIVAHRLSTVKDCDIIIVMDKGHIVERGSHEELMRLQGYYYKLTTQQGL